From the genome of Ptychodera flava strain L36383 chromosome 20, AS_Pfla_20210202, whole genome shotgun sequence, one region includes:
- the LOC139120744 gene encoding protein starmaker-like has translation MTSNARPPEDVGGLGSLAYAAVCCCVFLAFFSLAVVFRGRSVKVAYTVDNRYLNSKECEFVDQVIQDITQFGQLQDWNNRLLVFPPLLSHYRFLIHNVTEDFTFLTSFSIGENESRRTVVCPQVLRVMSAKQQEVPDSHWNRRTSPGQHNRNPGNRHGAYQSTGEDDVWRSRSSPGNIQLDRKVRKKSPAVSSERVDGTESTDRTREKRSKARRPAQELYVPRALRQRQQEQDTESQPQGEGVSKQPLNPDTTLKETRKSDRHYSASPGRSARSQNERRQKQEHVKREGRNEEKRSGKSKEKVKERKSREKHHESRSSQHRQKNERGRELRDSTCETEGQQKQEMQVISDNSDFTTLEKEKSAFDVERIKGNVEGDDTDTVHSFSDRGVQQERINQSDGKTVRDAGEGVTCTGVTEQSVIHGNVSMSGKEHYQHCMDSCPGKVSNLITGQELKIVISEPSECDTVPDDHETMGEVSKIDIENVPKSDSESDKGFGTVGLAETEVEEKTSSKSCQNPVRTSHCENKTDSEHSVNENDDSESRELNNSGNQNSVETTVDSEKVADIVSDSCHSHGMAAVQDSMSETLHKVSVSQITDLKVELETTDAATTVAADNRDRELQDTELRTEIEKLGDSDQSETMLDNACGLNVQKTNMPDCASSEEKMSAIQTDSQEFSTIRGEKHDDVEVTVTDGYEKEKLKAASGSDLPKVTESAADHKDTVSMDTNESVPMEINDAVEEEEDEESWDAMFDDSGECLNDELKKELSKEVKKTKKKKIVVQKPEYDYYNYQPKTTLITLNSAM, from the exons ATGACGTCAAACGCAAGGCCTCCAGAAGATGTCGGCGGTCTCGGATCACTGGCTTATGCAGCAGTTTGCTGCTGTGTTTTTCTCGCTTTCTTCTCTCTCGCAGTAGTATTCCGGGGTAGATCTGTCAAAGTGGCGTATACGGTCGATAATCGGTACCTAAATAGCAAAGAGTGTGAATTTGTTGATCAAGTCATTCAAGATATTACCCAGTTCGGCCAACTTCAAGATTGGAACAATAG GTTGCTGGTATTTCCACCTCTTCTTAGTCACTATAGATTCCTTATTCACAACGTCACTGAGGATTTCACCTTTCTTACAAGCTTTTCCATCGGAGAGAACGAATCCAGGAGAACTGTGGTTTGCCCTCAGGTACTTAG GGTAATGTCTGCAAAACAGCAGGAAGTACCGGACTCACATTGGAATCGTAGGACTTCCCCTGGACAGCACAACAGGAATCCAGGCAATAGACATGGTGCTTATCAAAGCACAGGAGAGGATGATGTGTGGAGATCAAGGTCAAGTCCTGGAAATATTCAGTTAGATCGGAAAGTCAGGAAGAAATCACCGGCAGTGAGTAGTGAGAGAGTTGACGGAACAGAATCCACAGATAGAACAAGAGAAAAGAG GAGCAAAGCAAGGCGGCCTGCCCAAGAGTTGTACGTACCAAGGGCACTTAGACAACGACAACAGGAACAAGATACAGAATCTCAACCTCAGGGAGAAGGAGTGTCAAAACAGCCTCTGAATCCAGATACAACATTGAAAGAGACAAGAAAGTCTGACAGACATTACAGTGCCTCACCTGGCAGATCTGCCAGATCACAAAATGAAAGAAGACAAAAACAAGAGCACGTGAAGAGGGAAGGCAGAAATGAAGAGAAAAGGTCAGGAAAAAGCAAGGAAAAGGTGAAGGAAAGAAAGTCGAGAGAAAAACACCATGAAAGTAGATCTTCGCAACATCGGCAGAAGAATGAACGGGGCAGGGAACTCAGGGACAGTACTTGTGAGACTGAAGGTCAACAAAAGCAGGAAATGCAGGTGATCTCTGACAATTCAGACTTTACAACACTTGAGAAAGAAAAGAGCGCCTTTGATGTTGAAAGGATTAAAGGAAATGTTGAGGGTGATGACACTGATACAGTGCACTCTTTCAGTGACAGGGGAGTTCAACAAGAAAGGATAAATCAAAGTGATGGTAAAACTGTTAGAGATGCTGGAGAAGGAGTCACATGTACAGGAGTTACTGAGCAATCTGTGATCCATGGAAATGTATCCATGTCAGGCAAGGAGCATTATCAACACTGTATGGATTCTTGTCCTGGAAAGGTTAGCAATCTGATTACTGGGCAAGAACTCAAAATTGTAATTTCTGAGCCTTCAGAGTGTGATACAGTGCCTGATGACCATGAAACCATGGGAGAGGTTTCAAAGATAGATATTGAAAATGTTCCAAAGAGTGATTCTGAATCAGACAAAGGTTTTGGAACGGTAGGTCTTGCAGAGACTGAAGTTGAGGAAAAGACATCCTccaaatcatgtcaaaatcCAGTTAGGACTAGTCATTGTGAGAATAAAACAGATTCAGAACACTCAgtgaatgaaaatgatgatagtgAAAGCAGGGAGTTGAACAACTCAGGGAATCAAAACTCCGTTGAGACGACTGTTGATTCTGAGAAAGTTGCGGATATTGTCAGTGACAGCTGTCATAGTCATGGAATGGCTGCAGTGCAAGACAGTATGTCAGAAACACTTCACAAGGTCAGTGTCAGTCAAATTACAGATTTGAAAGTTGAATTGGAGACAACTGATGCTGCAACAACTGTTGCAGCAGACAACAGAGACAGGGAACTGCAAGATACTGAACTCAGGacagaaattgaaaaattgGGAGACAGCGACCAATCAGAAACGATGTTAGATAATGCATGTGGTCTAAATGTTCAAAAGACAAACATGCCTGACTGTGCCAGCAGTGAAGAAAAAATGAGTGCTATACAAACGGACAGTCAAGAGTTTTCAACAATCAGAGGTGAGAAACATGATGATGTTGAAGTGACTGTAACAGATGGATATGAGAAGGAGAAATTAAAAGCTGCATCAGGGAGTGACCTTCCAAAAGTTACAGAAAGTGCTGCTGATCACAAAGACACTGTTTCCATGGATACCAATGAGTCTGTTCCCATGGAAATAAATGATGCAGTAGAGGAGGAGGAAGATGAGGAATCATGGGACGCCATGTTTGATGACAGTGGAGAGTGTTTAAATGATGAATTGAAGAAAGAG CTTTCAAAAgaagtaaagaaaacaaaaaagaaaaaaatagttGTGCAGAAGCCAGAGTATGACTATTACAACTATCAACCGAAGACAACTTTGATTACTCTG
- the LOC139120742 gene encoding uncharacterized protein isoform X3 translates to MTNTQKQGETGLMAVMTGGEATTAVGVCMSCESYGFRQDGHTDTILGLLILDPVKTTLAELRNRLNKQFDALSVDYKFLTSKGWPVKHNQESSLCVYQIVDSDSVVRIVTKYDKPRIGICTTDGSSIGFVFIQNTCTVTQLREAVLTQIANSSPSLHDSSFVFLDRNMWPLSIDQESQLRVLDIQNGAIVNVQIRDRIPSDDDTVPISDIVPSPTSLSPPTSTKKFKRSSSLVHSTGQSPSKIVKFQDTCETDSAGAKTVDLPVLKTPQVAKQMLISYVRQEAAHHALALKSALENLQFSVYLDVHEITCGADWQDALNYAVSNCEVFVPLVTPGYGNTQWTNREVKLADVLGKLIIPVSFLQRWPPPCLAIQFATTQYVRWKTRDEIKQAEDRGDGQTATDIKYWEPLYVQRVAKAIGEFCKAEARKLKFYGPLKGLSRKQSMLKSYAASLPEGANELASIQQDREGKPLVVISLHPAQKDYALKLKIMFETDGYEVWCSTSMLDCNEMEVERSFKFEALPRSASDDYSGPSLSQLSHSSNDSFNASDERSIFQEKADEAGVVVFVLSKAFAESKTCQQQVFYCEHRKRVVPLKYEDFEMPGWMSMLIGTRTFEDTRRDGYTDSLRCRVKRALDPKARESCFDEINEAKMTVHINFIKRSLADFHNVVYISGGTKFFWQKSESICRAIGKSLAQHDSIILVTGGFYGVGETVARSFLDTRSALNKREENVWHIIPAKDEQDRRLQTRQAADRTFQSVPYGQTLFSGESVRQREAIVARVFDICILIEGTCTASSQTFGIVSLVCY, encoded by the exons ATGACAAATACACAAAAACAAGGTGAAACGGGACTCATGGCTGTCATGACAG GTGGGGAAGCCACCACTGCCGTTGGTGTTTGTATGTCATGTGAATCATATGGATTTCGTCAAGATGGTCATACAGATACAATTCTTGGCCTTCTCATTCTGGATCCAGTCAAAACTACATTGGCGGAACTGAGAAACAGACTCAACAAACAATTTGATGCACTATCGGTTGATTATAAATTTCTTACATCAAAAGG ATGGCCGGTGAAACACAATCAAGAATCTTCCTTATGTGTTTATCAGATAGTTGATTCTGACAGTGTAGTCAGAATTGTTACAAAGTATG ATAAGCCAAGAATTGGTATTTGTACAACTGATGGCTCTTCAATAGGATTTGTATTTATCCAAAATACGTGCACTGTTACACAACTCAGAGAAGCTGTCCTCACACAG ATTGCAAATAGTTCTCCATCTTTACACGATTCCAGCTTTGTCTTCCTTGATCGTAATATGTGGCCTCTAAGCATTGACCAGGAAAGTCAATTGAGAGTACTAGATATCCAGAATGGTGCCATTGTTAACGTCCAGATCAGAGATAGAATTCCTTCTGATGATGATACAGTTCCTATTAGTGATATTGTCCCATCTCCAACATCATTATCACCACCTACCAGTACAAAGAAATTCAAAAG GTCTAGCTCTCTTGTCCATTCTACTGGGCAATCACcttcaaaaattgtcaaatttcaagaCACCTGTGAAACGGACTCTGCAGGTGCTAAAACTGTAGACCTACCAGTGCTGAAAACTCCACAAGTTGCTAAACAGATGTTGATAAGTTATGTCAGACAGGAAGCTGCCCACCATGCTCTGGCTCTGAAATCTGCTTTAGAAAATTTACAGTTTAGTGTCTATCTT GATGTACATGAGATTACATGTGGAGCTGACTGGCAGGATGCATTGAATTATGCAGTTAGTAATTGTGAAGTCTTTGTCCCATTGGTAACACCAGGCTATGGAAACACTCAGTGGACTAACAGAGAG GTTAAACTTGCTGATGTTCTTGGCAAGCTAATCATACCAGTAAGTTTTCTACAAAGATGGCCTCCTCCCTGCCTTGCAATCCAGTTTGCTACGACTCAGTATGTCCGTTGGAAGACTAGAGATGAAATCAAGCAAG CTGAAGATAGAGGGGATGGACAGACAGCAACTGACATCAAATACTGGGAACCACTCTATGTTCAAAGAGTTGCAAAAGCCATCGGTGAATTCTGCAAGGCAGAAGCAAGAAAACTGAAATTCTATGGACCATTGAAGGGACTCAGTCGAAAG CAATCTATGTTGAAGAGTTATGCAGCAAGTCTTCCAGAAGGTGCCAATGAATTAGCATCCATCCAGCAAGACAGAGAAGGAAAACCACTGGTTGTGATAAGTCTTCATCCAGCTCAGAAAGACTAT GCATTGAAATTGAAGATAATGTTTGAGACAGATGGCTATGAAGTATGGTGCTCCACCAGTATGTTGGACTGTAATGAGATGGAAGTTGAGAgatcatttaaatttgaagcTCTCCCACGAAGTGCCAGTGACGATTACTCAG GTCCCAGTCTATCTCAGCTGTCTCACTCTTCCAATGACAGCTTTAACGCATCCGATGAGAGAAGTATATTTCAAGAGAAAGCGGATGAGGCTGGTGTTGTTGTCTTTGTGCTTTCCAAAGCATTTGCAGAATCTAAAACTTGCCAGCAACAG GTGTTTTACTGTGAACATCGGAAACGTGTAGTGCCACTCAAATATGAAGACTTTGAAATGCCTGGTTGGATGAGTATGTTGATAGGAACACGTACCTTTGAGGacacaagacgagatggctatACAGATTCTCTGCGTTGCAGGGTTAAGAGGGCTTTAGATCCAAAGGCTAGAGAAAGCTGTTTTGATGAAATCAATGAAGCTAAAATGACTGTTCAT ATTAACTTCATTAAGAGAAGTCTAGCAGACTTTCACAATGTGGTCTACATATCTGGAGGCACCAAATTTTTTTGGCAGAAGTCAGAGTCAATTTGCAG AGCTATTGGAAAAAGCTTAGCTCAACATGACAGCATCATTCTGGTCACTGGTGGTTTCTATGGTGTTGGGGAAACGGTTGCTAGGAGCTTTCTGGATACCAGAAGTGCTTTGAACAAAAGAGAAGAGAATGTGTGGCATATTATTCCGGCTAAGGATGAGCAA GATCGTCGTTTGCAGACACGTCAAGCGGCTGATAGAACATTCCAGAGTGTACCTTATGGACAGACACTATTCAGTGGAGAGAGTGTACGGCAAAGGGAAGCCATCGTAGCAAGAGTGTTTGATATCTGCATCCTGATAGAAG ggacgtgcacagcttccagtcagacttttgggatcgtgtctcttgtgtgttactaa
- the LOC139120742 gene encoding uncharacterized protein isoform X2 yields the protein MTNTQKQGETGLMAVMTGGEATTAVGVCMSCESYGFRQDGHTDTILGLLILDPVKTTLAELRNRLNKQFDALSVDYKFLTSKGWPVKHNQESSLCVYQIVDSDSVVRIVTKYDKPRIGICTTDGSSIGFVFIQNTCTVTQLREAVLTQIANSSPSLHDSSFVFLDRNMWPLSIDQESQLRVLDIQNGAIVNVQIRDRIPSDDDTVPISDIVPSPTSLSPPTSTKKFKRSSSLVHSTGQSPSKIVKFQDTCETDSAGAKTVDLPVLKTPQVAKQMLISYVRQEAAHHALALKSALENLQFSVYLDVHEITCGADWQDALNYAVSNCEVFVPLVTPGYGNTQWTNREVKLADVLGKLIIPVSFLQRWPPPCLAIQFATTQYVRWKTRDEIKQAEDRGDGQTATDIKYWEPLYVQRVAKAIGEFCKAEARKLKFYGPLKGLSRKQSMLKSYAASLPEGANELASIQQDREGKPLVVISLHPAQKDYALKLKIMFETDGYEVWCSTSMLDCNEMEVERSFKFEALPRSASDDYSGPSLSQLSHSSNDSFNASDERSIFQEKADEAGVVVFVLSKAFAESKTCQQQVFYCEHRKRVVPLKYEDFEMPGWMSMLIGTRTFEDTRRDGYTDSLRCRVKRALDPKARESCFDEINEAKMTVHINFIKRSLADFHNVVYISGGTKFFWQKSESICRAIGKSLAQHDSIILVTGGFYGVGETVARSFLDTRSALNKREENVWHIIPAKDEQDRRLQTRQAADRTFQSVPYGQTLFSGESVRQREAIVARVFDICILIEASSLQAKGLFIHPTDCYNSETGALPSQLR from the exons ATGACAAATACACAAAAACAAGGTGAAACGGGACTCATGGCTGTCATGACAG GTGGGGAAGCCACCACTGCCGTTGGTGTTTGTATGTCATGTGAATCATATGGATTTCGTCAAGATGGTCATACAGATACAATTCTTGGCCTTCTCATTCTGGATCCAGTCAAAACTACATTGGCGGAACTGAGAAACAGACTCAACAAACAATTTGATGCACTATCGGTTGATTATAAATTTCTTACATCAAAAGG ATGGCCGGTGAAACACAATCAAGAATCTTCCTTATGTGTTTATCAGATAGTTGATTCTGACAGTGTAGTCAGAATTGTTACAAAGTATG ATAAGCCAAGAATTGGTATTTGTACAACTGATGGCTCTTCAATAGGATTTGTATTTATCCAAAATACGTGCACTGTTACACAACTCAGAGAAGCTGTCCTCACACAG ATTGCAAATAGTTCTCCATCTTTACACGATTCCAGCTTTGTCTTCCTTGATCGTAATATGTGGCCTCTAAGCATTGACCAGGAAAGTCAATTGAGAGTACTAGATATCCAGAATGGTGCCATTGTTAACGTCCAGATCAGAGATAGAATTCCTTCTGATGATGATACAGTTCCTATTAGTGATATTGTCCCATCTCCAACATCATTATCACCACCTACCAGTACAAAGAAATTCAAAAG GTCTAGCTCTCTTGTCCATTCTACTGGGCAATCACcttcaaaaattgtcaaatttcaagaCACCTGTGAAACGGACTCTGCAGGTGCTAAAACTGTAGACCTACCAGTGCTGAAAACTCCACAAGTTGCTAAACAGATGTTGATAAGTTATGTCAGACAGGAAGCTGCCCACCATGCTCTGGCTCTGAAATCTGCTTTAGAAAATTTACAGTTTAGTGTCTATCTT GATGTACATGAGATTACATGTGGAGCTGACTGGCAGGATGCATTGAATTATGCAGTTAGTAATTGTGAAGTCTTTGTCCCATTGGTAACACCAGGCTATGGAAACACTCAGTGGACTAACAGAGAG GTTAAACTTGCTGATGTTCTTGGCAAGCTAATCATACCAGTAAGTTTTCTACAAAGATGGCCTCCTCCCTGCCTTGCAATCCAGTTTGCTACGACTCAGTATGTCCGTTGGAAGACTAGAGATGAAATCAAGCAAG CTGAAGATAGAGGGGATGGACAGACAGCAACTGACATCAAATACTGGGAACCACTCTATGTTCAAAGAGTTGCAAAAGCCATCGGTGAATTCTGCAAGGCAGAAGCAAGAAAACTGAAATTCTATGGACCATTGAAGGGACTCAGTCGAAAG CAATCTATGTTGAAGAGTTATGCAGCAAGTCTTCCAGAAGGTGCCAATGAATTAGCATCCATCCAGCAAGACAGAGAAGGAAAACCACTGGTTGTGATAAGTCTTCATCCAGCTCAGAAAGACTAT GCATTGAAATTGAAGATAATGTTTGAGACAGATGGCTATGAAGTATGGTGCTCCACCAGTATGTTGGACTGTAATGAGATGGAAGTTGAGAgatcatttaaatttgaagcTCTCCCACGAAGTGCCAGTGACGATTACTCAG GTCCCAGTCTATCTCAGCTGTCTCACTCTTCCAATGACAGCTTTAACGCATCCGATGAGAGAAGTATATTTCAAGAGAAAGCGGATGAGGCTGGTGTTGTTGTCTTTGTGCTTTCCAAAGCATTTGCAGAATCTAAAACTTGCCAGCAACAG GTGTTTTACTGTGAACATCGGAAACGTGTAGTGCCACTCAAATATGAAGACTTTGAAATGCCTGGTTGGATGAGTATGTTGATAGGAACACGTACCTTTGAGGacacaagacgagatggctatACAGATTCTCTGCGTTGCAGGGTTAAGAGGGCTTTAGATCCAAAGGCTAGAGAAAGCTGTTTTGATGAAATCAATGAAGCTAAAATGACTGTTCAT ATTAACTTCATTAAGAGAAGTCTAGCAGACTTTCACAATGTGGTCTACATATCTGGAGGCACCAAATTTTTTTGGCAGAAGTCAGAGTCAATTTGCAG AGCTATTGGAAAAAGCTTAGCTCAACATGACAGCATCATTCTGGTCACTGGTGGTTTCTATGGTGTTGGGGAAACGGTTGCTAGGAGCTTTCTGGATACCAGAAGTGCTTTGAACAAAAGAGAAGAGAATGTGTGGCATATTATTCCGGCTAAGGATGAGCAA GATCGTCGTTTGCAGACACGTCAAGCGGCTGATAGAACATTCCAGAGTGTACCTTATGGACAGACACTATTCAGTGGAGAGAGTGTACGGCAAAGGGAAGCCATCGTAGCAAGAGTGTTTGATATCTGCATCCTGATAGAAG cttcaagcctgcaagccaaaggactgttcattcatccgactgactgttacaactctgagactggagctttgccgtcccagctgagataa